The Lactuca sativa cultivar Salinas chromosome 2, Lsat_Salinas_v11, whole genome shotgun sequence genome includes the window ACCACGACATCCAATAAGAAAAGCACCAAAGTTTAGGTTCCTATCATTTTACTCTCGCGAGATGTATTCccctttaattaattttataagtaATTAATTCACTTGCATGGGTCGTACACACACCTGGCCATTAACATAATGTAATCATGCTTgcattttatttaatatttctacacATATTATATCACATGTCATATGTCATACTTCAAAGGTATATACAGTGGCGGACCTATGTAGGGCATTTGGGGTCCCGAGCCACTGCTCAATTTCCGGCACGCAgtgtaaattttattttattttattttttggttttttctattaggtgcaccCATTTGAAATACGAAGGACACCCCTACTAAAACAGTCTGCGTCCGCCACTGGGTATATACTCCAAATTTCCATATAACATCATTTTAAGCATATAAAGAGATACAGCCTTTAGCATCAAACTTTCTAGCATTCATTTCCTAATTCCATACAAGCAagtcaaaacagaaaaatagcATTTATAACATCATATTTTAGCATCAAAAAGATTTCTCACCACTAGCTTGTCCCTAACAATCTTTACATCCAAAAATGTCCATTTTAGAGATTCCAGCATATAATAGATTTCCTAATTCATTTGATTCTATATTATTCCACAAGAACAGAATTCATACATCACACAATCTCAGGTGGTACCACCATATACAAATAAATAGGCCATACATATGTACTAGAGCATGAAATTTAGATTTTGTACATATTCAGTATTTATGACTGATTTTTCAGGTTTTGCTTACGACATCCTACATGTGACAATCATTAATATGTCTTCAGGGTTGTTGATGCTTATGGTCACCGTGCCTCGGCTGCTTAGTTGCTTAGGTCTTGTGTTGTAAACGTCGTAACTTCTTTATATGAACTCGGGTTTTAACGATCTTTAAGTTTACTCGTTTATATTTGTGTTTACTACAGTTTTCGTTTAGGTTTCTCCCATTAAaaagtaatttatttttatttgcgatctttatatccaagcgttctttatatatatatatatatatatatatatatatatatatatatatatatatatatatatatatatatatatatatatatgtatgcacattttttataaaatcaaaagaaaaaatctATTATTTTTTAACACTGATAACCAGAGTAATTTAAAGTAATATATTTTACTTAAATCTTTGTATCCACGTGTTATTCATGAGTCATTGGACTGGTAATAAAAAATGTTCATACAGACATTAATTTATAAggaacacatggatataaagaccatacGTAAAAATACATTACCTTTTAACAAGAGTAATGTAAATGTATGTTGTAATAAACTCAAGTACGCATACGTTGATATAATGATTGTTAAAATCTGGAATCATATGAAAATATTACGATTTTCCTAACACAAGACATAGTCCAAACTACAAGATGTAATAAACCAAGCAACCGAGGTTGTGGTGACCATAAACATCAACAGCCCTAAACACCACATATATGCTTGTCTTACATAGGATATCATGAACAAACCCTGAAAACCCAGTCCTAATactgaatgtgtacaaaaacaacGATGatttattttataacaaaaaagtATAAagactaaatatatacaaattaaaaaatatattatttaattaaatactttTTTTACATGAAATAGCGGCCATAAAAGTGAATATATACTGTTTAAACAAACTGAAGggtaaatattaataaaaaaactcAATAGTATCCAAATATaagtaaaatcaaaaaatatatttctGATATAAGTCATCATCCCTATATATAAATACGCAGCGTCACTGATCTTCTGCATCCAAGCTTCAAAAATCAAACTGAAGTCGAAAACACACTCTCTTTTACACTCTCTATTTCCAAATCACTAGTTGCAGACCAATGTCAAACGAAATGGACACCAAAGTCAGTTCTGTCGACGTCGCCTCTCCGGATGGTGAGGTTTCCTCCGTGCAGACATCCGCCGTTCCAATCAGCCACTCCGAGTCCACTCTCGGCCGACACATCGCTCGTCGACTCGTCCAAATCGGTGTCTCTGATGTCTTCTCCGTTCCCGGCGACTTCAACCTCGCTTTGCTTGACTACCTCGTCGCCGAGCCAGGACTCAACCTCATTGGCTGCTGCAATGAGCTCAACGCAGGATACGCTGCTGATGGATACGCTAGGTCTCGTGGTGTTGGAGCATGCGTCGTTACTTTCACTGTCGGCGGACTTAGTGTCATCAACGCCATTGCCGGAGCTTACAGTGAGAATCTCCCGGTGATTTGTATTGTGGGTGGACCGAATTCAAATGATTATGGTACTAACAGAATTATCCATCATACCGTCGGATTGCCGGATTTTACCCAAGAGCTTCGTTGCTTTCAAACTGTCACTTGCTTTCAGGTACGAATTACGATGGTATAAAATGTAAACATGTAAAATATGAATCTGAGTTTATTACTACTTTGAATGTAGGCTGTGGTTAACGATTTGGAAGACGCACATGAACTGATCGACAGAGCGATTTCAACAGCCTTAATGGAAAGCAGGCCAGTTTACATCAGTATCAGCTGCAATCTACCTACAATTAGTCATCCTACTTTTAGCCGGGAACCTGTTCCCTTTACACTCTCGCCAAAGTAATGTCCACATCCTTCAAATCTCTACcgatatatatataactcattaAGACTAATCATATTTTCATTCAAATCATATAGGTTGAGTAATCAGATGGGTttagaagcagccattgaagCAGCAGCAGAGTTCTTAAACAAAGCTGTGAAGCCAGTAATGGTAGCTGGGCCTAAACTTCGTGTAGCAAAAGCATGCGATGAATTTGTTGAATTAGCGGACTCATGTGGGTATCCTGTAGCCGTGATGCCATCAGCAAAAGGGATATTTCCAGAAGAGTATCCTCGATTCATTGGAACATATTGGGGTGTTGTAAGCACAGCTTTTTGTGCAGAAATTCTTGAATCTGCTGATGCTTACTTATTTGCTGGACCTGTATTCAATGACTTCAGCTCTGTAGGATACTCTCTTCTTCTCAAGAAAGAAAAAGCGATAATCTTGCAGCCTGATCGTGTACTGATTGGAAATGGCCCGGCTTTTGGGTGTGTGTTGATGAAAGATTTCTTGATAGGTTTGTCAAAGAGACTTAAGAAGAACACAACTGCGTATGAGAACTATTGTAGGATTTATGTGCCACAAGGGCACGTTGTGAAATCTGAACCTAAACAGGCGTTGAGGCTTAATGTTCTTTTTCATCATATACAGAATATGTTGTCGGGTGATACTGTTGTGATTGCTGAAACTGGTGATTCGTGGTTCAATTGTCAGAAGCTAAAACTGCCAAAAGGATGTGGGTAAGTTTGTTATAGATCGTTTTATATTTCCAAGAAAAATGTGAGCAAAACATTGATTGAAATCTGTGATAAACGAAAAATGGTTTCGGACTTATACACGTTAATAACTAAAACATGTTTGAAACCAGACCCAAACCTGTTAAAAAGTAAAACCAGCTTGAAATCAGTCATAGACCGGATAAAAATCATTATttcaattaatattagacaaaattgcaaaaggTGGTTTAAAAACTAAAACCCGTATAATCTTTTATTTTGGTACTAATTACTAAATGATTATAtaaaaagtgttatatattagTCTCTTTTAATAGAAGAAACCCAACGCATGaataaaacaacaaaaagatggccaagaaattaatttttttaacataATGGTCTTTGCAACTTtaattttcaatttcaaaaattCTGATTTTGAAAGTTGGCTGTTTAGGTATGAGTTCCAGATGCAATACGGGTCTATTGGGTGGTCGGTGGGAGCGACACTTGGGTACGCACAAGCCGCTACTGACAAACGAGTGATTACGTGTATTGGTGACGGAAGCTTCCAAATGACAGCTCAAGATATTTCAACAATGATGCGATGCGGGCAAAACAACATCATCTTCTTAATAAACAACGGCGGATACACAATTGAAGTGGAGATCCATGACGGGCCCTACAATGTCATAAAAAATTGGAACTATACTGCTTTGGTTGACGCGATCCATAATGGCGAGGGCAAATGCTGGACTAGTAAGGTTTGTAGATCTAGAAGTTATTACATTGTTATAGATGGTATCAGTAGTTTAAgtgaaaaacgttgtttttcagGTGTTTTGTGAAGAGGAGCTTGTTGAGGCTATTGAGACGGCGACCAAGAAGAAAAAAGATTGTTTGTGTTTTATTGAAGTGGTTGTGCATAGAGCTGATTCGAGCAAAGACACACTCGAGTGGGGTGCAAGAGTGGCTGCTGCTGGCGGACGAGCCCCGAACCCtcagtaaaaaaaaatattttactttATGCGTCCTGAGTAGGATTCACTAGGGTTTGATGATATATAAAGTGTATGGAATCTATATTCTCTGTTGCTATTTTAACTAAGAAAGAATAACGGTCAAACATCTTGAATGTATTCGGCCTATGTATTGACATCTTGAATGTATTCGGCCATGTATTGTCTGGGATTATACTTGTATTTTGTCTATATATTACCATTTGAAGATCAATAATAAAACTATTTGTCAATCAAAACCGAGTATTTAAATCGTGGATgtatttgattattttgattaaatgatgTAAGATGTgtgtttgagattgttattgtcTTTTTAACTTCTGAAAAGAAAAAGTAATGCAAGTAACATTGTATACACGTgaactttttttttgaaagagataAGAAAGATTCATAGAAagctttttttttaaatcaagttTTTTCTAATAGGATCATACGATCACATCTGGGTAAATTGATATCGATCTTATTTGGATCGTTTTTGATAAGATCAATATAGGATTGTAGGATCAAACTGAAAGAtcataagttttttttattaattttaataataaaactataataatttttatttaactAACTACGTAAAATACTCCTTTTGAATTGTGCATCGttgaatgatatatatatatatatatatatatatatatatatatatatatatatatatatatatatatatatatatatatatatatatatatatatatatatatatatatatatactagtcgaATCGTTACGCGTTGCGCgtgaatataattatttaattaaaataataacatttaacaaattttgattaaatgtttaTACATGTAAAACCAATATCAATAGCAAAACAAACTCTATATTTAACATATcagttttattaattttaataaactTATATCATTAGTTATTTCCCTTATATCGATTCCTATGtatgtaaaaaaaacaaaaaacaaaaaaaatcaaaaaaacacaaaaaaaaaaaaaaaaaaaaaaaaaaaacaaagtattatgaaaaaataaatactacaacttttgatgATTTTGTAGAACGTTTAAAGTTGTGGAAATTATCTATAAAACTTATGTCGAtttgtatataaaacaaataacaaatagtatGAAAAACATTATAGTTTTTAATAGAATAAAAACACTACAACATTATACCATTTACATCAGACAAAACTTATTAAATACTTACAAATCATTCAAAATGAATATTTAGGAAtcaacatacatttgatatatagaaACATTGTTATAAAAAATTTGTGTTGAAATAAACATTGATacaacaaaactttttttttttcaactctttCAATTTGAATCACAAATCTTTTCaaacatatgattttttttaattaaaacttacTTATATGCTACTAATATAGCTACAATgtgtataataaataaaaaagcaTTGtacattaataaccataagtttaAAAAACTTTTTAATGTAGTGAAAAATATAAAGGCAAATTACATTAAATTTGAAATCATAActacatttaaataaaaaaaaatattgagtTATAGTGGGAGTTTTAAACTCTTGATTTGTGcccaataatataatataaatattaacaatTATATGTTAAAAGCACAATATTATAAGTATTTAtcattgaaataataatttttataataagttgtaactaatattataataactttaagtatacgatataaaaaatataaaaaattgtgTTTGAATCAAATTGAAttaagttttttatttaaaattattttaaactatacttatttttaactaatttataaataatttatttgaatatttttattattatttcaaataacaatattttatTAACGTAATATACTCTATTATGTACTTTAcgttattttaaacaattattactttttactaattaaaaaatacttatttgaaatttttcattattatatttaaaaaatatatattatactttttttattgtactttcattttttttccgtAAAGCTATGAAATGTTGGAAAATAATGAACGGTCCAAATAAAATGGTGATTCGAATTTCAAAAATATAGTAATTGTTATGTATTGCGACCAATGTTAAAAACAATATGTTAAGAGTAGGTTAGGGGAGGAGGAGTATAACACTTGAGGTATATTTTGATaacttatattttcttatgaaaatattaatattttatttattttacatttCCTTTACGATAAAGAATGAATAGGAAAAAAGGAAATTGACAAATGTAATAAgatagtttatttttattactataaaaacatttaaaatttggTACATCTATATAAGTTTTGGTAGAAGATAAAGAATTCATTTTTATAGCACACATAATTATTGATTTTCAACAATAAATTCATATCATATTAAAAATCATTCGTTCTAATTCGTCATTATCACCAACAATTTGGAATAATAATTGTAAACTCTTTTTATCAAAATGAATTATAAAAAACTTCATCGATGTTATTTACAAAATAAGCGATAGAAACTAATTTAGTATATACATAGCATAAAATACATGTTGAATAATGTTCActtgtatataaaatatattttcttaacaTAAAAAAGAGAGACAACATAAAGATACATACATGCTAACAAAGTAAATTGCTCTAACTTATAAATAGCTTGATGGTTGATTTACCAAAAGCTCATGAGAAGTAATTATCAATCCCACTTCATTATCCTGTGATTATAAAAAGATGCATAACACATAAACTTGAAAAATGATCTCAAATATACCTTTACATACATACCTAAATTTGAACATTGGTTAATATCTAAAACTTTACATTCACCCAATTTGAGTTTACATTAATTTATATTTGGAAAACTTGCAATTGTTTCGACGAACAAAGATTAGTTTCAATTCATTGATTAGTTTTCTTTAAGAAACATGTCacattaaaaataataatcaagTGTATTGGTATGATCATAAATGGTCATAATTATGTCATCTTAATACATATGTTCTACACATAATACATGTATTTAATCAATAATTCTTAGTGTGATTAATGTGTTTAGATCAATGTGTGAATTATATATTGTAAATTTGAATCATAGTACCtttttacttttttattattatttttttttaattgaactacatttcatttattaataaagttatttcttgacaaacaaagtGTAACAAAGATTCTTAATGTTCATGAATATGTGTTCCCCTTTATTTCATTTGTGATCATAAAAACCATCAAATGTTTTGTTTAGCAAATTGCATTAACAATTGTAATCCACTGAATTAACAATTGTAATCCActgaaatataataataataataataataataataataataatatatgtaaAATTTCTGAGTTTTATTATAACGAAAACATAATCTTCCAAAGCCATCCAATTATAAAGGAATATTTAGTGGCATAACTACATTCATAAACTCATATTCatcagcatatatatatatatatatatatatatatatatatatatatatatatatatatatatatatatatatatatatatatatatatatatatatatatatatatatatatatatatatatatatatatatatatatatatatataataaataaatagagCAACTAACTTAACTAATAGTTATATCTGTATtgtgaatatttgaataaaagaagaaatttatgaaaaaacaaaatttataaaaatatatgatgGGATAAAATTCAAAAGTCTGTTCAACACGCAATATACTTTGTAACAGCTTCATGTACACTTTGAAACAACTTCATATACCTACAAAATGTTAATTAAGTTTTATATTCATAAAATGCGTTAATACTTTTAGCAATTAAGTGTCATATTTTTAAGGTTGTTCATATGCTTGGCCATCTAACCTCAATTTCACTACCATTATTGGTGATGCTTAGAATATATCCTGCAGCAAAGAACAACTTATTATTTAACCTAAATACATGATATTTAAGGATGTATTGTACCAACGAATTTTGGAATAAAGAAGGGTTAAAGAAAATTGACATGTTATTATTTGACAACAGGTCTAGTACTTATATTTGACAGCATGATAAATAAATTTGACAGCAGGTCTTATACTTATTTAAAAAAACTTATTAAGGTTAAATGAAAGTATATATCTATTTATTGCATTTTGCCAAAACTTaaaagggttaaatgcaagaaatagaaaCTTACAGTTAAGAAATCAAGATCTGTCTAATCCAAGAGAATAAGAAAGCAACAAACTGAGGAGGGAAAAGGTACACCTGTTTGATCCACAAACAAACAAATCAGAGGATCACTATAACATCAAGTCAATTCATGAGCAAATGAAAATCCATGAAGTCaaaaaatgtaaaaaagaaaTCTTATGTGGAAAGaaggtgatttcatacctttAATGGAGTTAAAACCTGCAAAATCGAAAATTGAAAAGGATAACTAtaaaacacaaaaccaaaccaGAAAATCAAGAGCATACATGTGTGTGTAATCAGTCATCTTACCATATATGTGTAGACAAATTGTTGATTCTCTACTACCAAATCGTGATGGTCGATAGCGATGTCAGAGCGGGTGATGGCTTGCGATTGTCTACGATTAATAAGTTTGAAGATTGTGGTTGTTAGC containing:
- the LOC111898604 gene encoding pyruvate decarboxylase 1; protein product: MSNEMDTKVSSVDVASPDGEVSSVQTSAVPISHSESTLGRHIARRLVQIGVSDVFSVPGDFNLALLDYLVAEPGLNLIGCCNELNAGYAADGYARSRGVGACVVTFTVGGLSVINAIAGAYSENLPVICIVGGPNSNDYGTNRIIHHTVGLPDFTQELRCFQTVTCFQAVVNDLEDAHELIDRAISTALMESRPVYISISCNLPTISHPTFSREPVPFTLSPKLSNQMGLEAAIEAAAEFLNKAVKPVMVAGPKLRVAKACDEFVELADSCGYPVAVMPSAKGIFPEEYPRFIGTYWGVVSTAFCAEILESADAYLFAGPVFNDFSSVGYSLLLKKEKAIILQPDRVLIGNGPAFGCVLMKDFLIGLSKRLKKNTTAYENYCRIYVPQGHVVKSEPKQALRLNVLFHHIQNMLSGDTVVIAETGDSWFNCQKLKLPKGCGYEFQMQYGSIGWSVGATLGYAQAATDKRVITCIGDGSFQMTAQDISTMMRCGQNNIIFLINNGGYTIEVEIHDGPYNVIKNWNYTALVDAIHNGEGKCWTSKVFCEEELVEAIETATKKKKDCLCFIEVVVHRADSSKDTLEWGARVAAAGGRAPNPQ